In Aristaeella hokkaidonensis, the following are encoded in one genomic region:
- a CDS encoding class I adenylate-forming enzyme family protein, with translation MTIIELLERNAREWPDDTALVEINPDQPETRRVTWHDFELVEPSAKQKHYRREITWAVFDEKANRVANMLRSHGIGKGKKVAILMMNCIDWLPIYFGILKTGAVVVPMNFRYASNEIEYCLNLSESNMLIFGPEFIGRIEEIADKIPHVALVFEGPGCPSFADDLMELINESSSSFPKCDLTEDDDAAIYFSSGTTGFPKAILHKHRSLIHSARVEQAHHGQTKNDCFLCIPPLYHTGAKMHWFGSLISGGKAVILKGTRPQTILEAVSSEQCTIVWLLVPWAQDVLTALDSGELKLSDYKLDQWRLMHIGAQPVPQSLIHRWLEYFPNHQYDTNYGLSESIGPGAVHLGIENVRKVGAIGIPGYGWETKIIRPDGTEVAPGEVGELCLKGPGVMVCYYNNPQATAETLKDGWLLTGDMARQDEEGFIYLVDRKKDVVITGGENLYPVEIENFMAAYPPIKDVAVIGLPDARLGEIAAAIVELVPGSTATVEDIQEFCLGMPRYKRPRKIILAPVPRNATGKIEKPKLRRMYGGEGLVDSQNRS, from the coding sequence ATGACCATTATTGAATTGTTGGAAAGAAATGCCAGAGAATGGCCTGACGATACCGCACTGGTTGAGATTAACCCCGATCAGCCTGAAACCAGACGGGTTACCTGGCACGATTTTGAACTGGTGGAACCCAGCGCAAAACAGAAGCACTACCGCCGGGAAATTACCTGGGCGGTTTTTGATGAAAAGGCCAACCGGGTGGCCAATATGCTCCGGAGCCACGGCATCGGCAAGGGCAAGAAGGTTGCCATCCTGATGATGAACTGCATTGACTGGCTTCCGATCTACTTCGGTATCCTGAAGACCGGCGCGGTGGTGGTTCCCATGAACTTCCGCTATGCATCCAATGAAATTGAGTACTGCCTGAACCTGTCCGAAAGCAATATGCTCATTTTCGGACCGGAATTCATCGGCCGTATTGAAGAAATAGCAGACAAGATTCCCCATGTGGCACTGGTGTTTGAAGGCCCCGGCTGCCCGAGCTTTGCGGATGACCTGATGGAACTGATCAACGAGAGCAGTTCCAGCTTCCCGAAGTGCGACCTGACAGAGGATGACGACGCTGCGATCTACTTCTCTTCCGGCACCACCGGCTTTCCGAAGGCGATCCTGCATAAGCATCGCAGCCTGATCCATTCCGCACGGGTGGAGCAGGCCCATCACGGTCAGACGAAGAATGACTGTTTCCTGTGCATTCCGCCGCTGTATCACACCGGCGCGAAGATGCACTGGTTCGGCAGCCTGATCTCCGGCGGCAAAGCAGTGATCCTGAAGGGTACCCGCCCCCAGACAATCTTGGAGGCAGTCAGCAGCGAACAGTGCACAATTGTGTGGCTGCTGGTTCCGTGGGCACAGGACGTGCTGACGGCGCTGGACAGCGGAGAACTGAAACTGTCTGACTATAAACTGGATCAGTGGCGGCTGATGCATATCGGCGCGCAGCCGGTGCCCCAGAGCCTGATCCACCGCTGGCTGGAATATTTCCCGAACCATCAGTATGACACCAACTACGGCCTGAGCGAGTCCATCGGTCCCGGCGCGGTACACCTGGGCATTGAGAACGTCCGCAAGGTCGGTGCAATCGGCATTCCCGGATACGGCTGGGAGACGAAGATTATCCGTCCGGACGGCACGGAAGTGGCACCGGGTGAAGTCGGTGAACTGTGCCTGAAAGGACCTGGCGTAATGGTCTGCTACTACAACAACCCCCAGGCAACGGCTGAGACGCTGAAAGACGGCTGGCTGCTGACGGGCGATATGGCGCGGCAGGATGAAGAAGGCTTCATCTACCTGGTGGACCGGAAAAAGGACGTGGTTATCACCGGCGGTGAGAACCTGTATCCTGTTGAAATTGAGAACTTTATGGCGGCCTATCCGCCGATCAAGGACGTGGCCGTGATCGGTCTCCCGGACGCACGCCTGGGCGAAATTGCCGCGGCGATTGTGGAACTGGTGCCGGGCAGTACCGCCACGGTGGAAGATATCCAGGAGTTCTGCCTGGGCATGCCGCGGTATAAGCGGCCGAGGAAGATCATCCTGGCTCCCGTGCCGCGGAACGCGACAGGGAAGATTGAAAAGCCCAAGCTTCGCCGGATGTACGGCGGAGAAGGGCTGGTTGATTCTCAGAACCGCAGTTAA
- a CDS encoding xanthine phosphoribosyltransferase, with product MEALRRMILEKGKGIGNDIVKVDMFLNHRIDTALLFQMGEAWADEFRNEKPEIVLTVEASGIAMAVAAAHALGDIPVVFAKKSATAVQNDETVQAPVYSFTHKKQNIIRIEKQYLPEGTRVLIIDDFLADGQAVHGLMSLCEQQKATVVGVGIAVEKGFQPGGKALRESGIHLKSLAVVEGIENGNIVLRPEDD from the coding sequence ATGGAAGCACTGCGCCGGATGATCCTGGAAAAAGGCAAGGGAATCGGGAACGATATCGTCAAAGTGGATATGTTCCTGAATCATCGGATCGATACGGCCCTGCTGTTCCAGATGGGCGAAGCATGGGCGGACGAATTCAGGAATGAAAAACCGGAAATTGTGCTGACTGTGGAAGCAAGCGGCATTGCCATGGCTGTGGCTGCGGCCCACGCACTGGGCGACATCCCGGTGGTGTTTGCCAAGAAGAGCGCGACCGCGGTGCAGAATGACGAGACGGTTCAGGCACCTGTTTATTCTTTCACCCATAAGAAACAGAACATTATCCGCATTGAAAAACAATATCTGCCGGAAGGTACAAGAGTACTGATCATCGACGATTTCCTGGCGGACGGGCAGGCGGTACACGGCCTGATGAGCCTGTGCGAACAGCAGAAAGCTACAGTCGTCGGCGTGGGTATCGCTGTTGAAAAGGGTTTCCAGCCCGGCGGCAAAGCCCTGAGGGAGTCCGGCATTCATCTTAAGTCTTTGGCAGTTGTGGAAGGCATTGAGAACGGAAACATCGTTCTCCGGCCGGAGGACGACTGA
- a CDS encoding diacylglycerol/lipid kinase family protein: protein MKSVFLIINPNAGMRQARRFLPEMISLFNRAEWLCSVYVTEKRGDATDFARLHGGETDLVVACGGDGTLNEVITGLLQGSHKTPLGYIPCGSTNDFANGLDLPLEPLPACDSIIFGQPRLLDIGLFGSDRYFSYTASFGAFTSVAWSTPQNVKNVIGHAAYILEGIRSLADIHPIHMKINADGRKYEDDYIFGAVCNSTSLGGVLKLDDTEVHMSDGLFEALLIPFPQDLLALNRIITALRTRHYDDPSLLFLRASVFTFSGTSDVKWTLDGEEAEGTSTVEVRNVHNAVTLLCR from the coding sequence ATGAAATCCGTATTCCTCATCATCAACCCCAACGCCGGCATGCGGCAGGCACGGCGTTTTCTGCCTGAAATGATTTCCCTGTTCAACCGGGCGGAATGGCTTTGTTCTGTTTATGTCACGGAAAAGCGCGGCGATGCCACAGACTTTGCCCGTCTTCACGGCGGAGAGACCGACCTGGTCGTTGCCTGCGGCGGAGATGGCACGCTGAATGAAGTCATCACCGGCCTGCTTCAGGGCAGTCATAAAACCCCGCTGGGATACATTCCCTGCGGCAGCACCAACGACTTTGCCAACGGCCTCGATCTGCCCCTGGAGCCGCTTCCCGCCTGCGATTCCATTATTTTCGGCCAGCCCCGCCTCCTGGATATCGGTCTTTTCGGTTCTGACCGGTACTTCAGTTACACCGCTTCCTTCGGAGCCTTCACAAGTGTTGCCTGGTCCACGCCCCAGAACGTGAAAAATGTGATCGGCCATGCCGCCTATATCCTGGAAGGCATTCGCTCCCTGGCGGACATTCATCCCATTCATATGAAGATCAATGCTGACGGCCGGAAATATGAGGATGATTACATCTTCGGTGCCGTGTGTAATTCCACTTCCCTGGGCGGTGTCCTGAAGCTGGATGACACCGAGGTCCACATGAGTGACGGTCTTTTTGAGGCGCTGCTCATTCCCTTCCCTCAGGACCTGCTTGCCCTGAACCGGATTATCACAGCTCTCCGGACCCGTCACTACGATGATCCTTCCCTGCTTTTCCTGCGGGCCTCCGTATTCACCTTCTCCGGCACGTCCGATGTTAAATGGACCCTGGACGGTGAAGAAGCGGAAGGCACATCCACAGTCGAGGTCCGCAATGTCCACAATGCCGTTACACTTCTCTGCAGATAA
- a CDS encoding ABC transporter ATP-binding protein has protein sequence MRKMGGGPRGGPPGRGMTGKPKNAGQTIRRLMGYVGQYWYKLVLVLLCMLVTTVTSLCGGYLMAPIVDHLALAVNPDTVITMSPIEKIADGILTKITAGEMVQNWIASGTIQAVSAYVAVALIVLAIIYLVGVCTTYLQARLMMSVSLKVIETIRNDLFRKMQSLPVRYYDGHPTGELMSRYTNDIDNIDTMINNSLVGLVSGLITLIGTFIFMITTSWILTLITILFIPVFLFGGMIIAKRSAKYYAWQQAALGAVNGYIEETVTGAKVIKVFNHESECEEEFGLLNGDLKDKQFGAQFWGGIMWPVMGNVGQVTYAVTIGVGGILMCTGGFTPGALTVFAGYSRQFSMPINQMSQQATTILAALAGAERVFAVMDAEPEVPDREGVEETEIRGDVVVEHVTFGYVPDKIVLKDISLYAHPGQKIAFVGSTGAGKTTVTNLLNRFYDIEEGIITIDGKDIKDYPREWLRKNIAMVLQDTHLFTGTVRENIRYGRLDATDEEVEEAAKLASAHSFIMRLENGYDTMLEGDGANLSQGQRQLLNIARAAVSKAPILVLDEATSSVDTRTERHIEHGMDRLMKNRTTFVIAHRLSTVRNANAIMVLEKGEIIERGTHDDLLEMKGRYYELYTGKKELD, from the coding sequence ATGCGGAAAATGGGAGGCGGACCCCGCGGAGGCCCGCCCGGCCGCGGCATGACAGGCAAGCCCAAGAATGCCGGTCAGACGATCCGCCGGCTGATGGGTTATGTGGGACAGTACTGGTACAAGCTGGTGCTGGTGCTGTTGTGCATGCTGGTGACCACGGTAACGAGCCTGTGCGGCGGTTACCTGATGGCGCCGATCGTCGACCACCTGGCACTGGCGGTGAATCCGGATACAGTGATTACCATGAGCCCAATTGAGAAAATCGCGGATGGAATCCTGACAAAGATTACCGCAGGCGAAATGGTGCAGAACTGGATCGCTTCCGGTACGATCCAGGCAGTGTCCGCCTATGTGGCGGTTGCGCTGATTGTACTGGCTATCATCTACCTGGTGGGCGTGTGCACCACCTATCTGCAGGCGCGGCTGATGATGTCTGTTTCCCTGAAGGTGATCGAGACAATCCGGAACGACCTGTTCAGGAAAATGCAGAGCCTGCCGGTGCGCTACTATGATGGACATCCGACCGGCGAACTGATGAGCCGCTACACCAACGATATTGACAACATCGATACGATGATCAATAACTCCCTGGTGGGACTGGTGTCCGGCCTGATCACCCTGATCGGTACGTTTATCTTCATGATTACCACGAGCTGGATCCTGACGCTGATCACGATCCTGTTCATTCCGGTGTTCCTGTTCGGCGGAATGATCATCGCGAAGAGGAGCGCTAAGTACTATGCCTGGCAGCAGGCGGCGCTGGGCGCGGTGAACGGCTATATCGAAGAGACCGTGACCGGGGCAAAGGTTATCAAGGTTTTCAACCACGAGAGCGAGTGCGAGGAAGAATTCGGCCTGCTGAACGGTGACCTGAAGGACAAACAGTTCGGCGCCCAGTTCTGGGGCGGCATCATGTGGCCGGTGATGGGCAATGTGGGCCAGGTGACCTACGCGGTGACCATCGGTGTGGGCGGCATCCTGATGTGCACAGGCGGATTCACTCCCGGCGCACTGACAGTCTTTGCCGGATACAGCCGGCAGTTCTCCATGCCGATTAACCAGATGTCCCAGCAGGCGACCACCATCCTGGCGGCACTGGCCGGAGCGGAACGCGTTTTCGCGGTGATGGATGCGGAACCGGAAGTTCCGGACAGGGAAGGCGTCGAAGAGACTGAAATCCGCGGCGACGTGGTGGTTGAGCATGTGACCTTCGGCTATGTGCCGGATAAGATCGTGCTGAAAGACATCTCACTGTATGCCCATCCCGGTCAGAAGATTGCTTTTGTCGGTTCCACCGGCGCGGGCAAGACCACGGTGACGAATCTGCTGAACCGTTTCTATGATATCGAAGAGGGAATCATCACCATTGACGGGAAGGATATCAAGGATTATCCGAGGGAATGGCTGCGGAAGAACATTGCCATGGTACTGCAGGATACCCACCTGTTCACCGGTACGGTAAGAGAAAATATCCGCTACGGCCGGCTGGACGCCACGGATGAGGAAGTGGAGGAAGCGGCTAAGCTGGCCAGTGCCCACAGCTTCATCATGCGGCTGGAAAACGGCTATGACACGATGCTGGAAGGCGACGGCGCCAACCTGAGCCAGGGCCAGCGCCAGCTGCTGAATATTGCCCGGGCAGCTGTGAGCAAGGCACCGATCCTGGTGCTGGACGAAGCAACCAGCAGTGTTGACACCCGTACGGAGCGCCATATTGAACATGGTATGGACCGGCTGATGAAGAACCGGACAACCTTTGTGATTGCCCACCGGCTGAGTACAGTCCGGAACGCGAATGCCATCATGGTACTGGAGAAAGGCGAAATCATCGAACGCGGAACGCATGACGATCTGCTGGAGATGAAGGGAAGGTACTATGAGCTGTACACGGGGAAGAAGGAACTTGATTGA
- a CDS encoding ABC transporter ATP-binding protein, producing MKYIKPYKAWFILGPLCMIVEVIGEVLMPMLLARVINAGNMGTLTVGSSIGTAGLMILIAVFMMAGGIGGCYFSSKASIAFAGDIRNDLYSKIQRFSFGNIDRFSTGSLVTRVTNDVTQMQNFVAMLMRMALRAPGMMIGGLIMAIRLRPDLATIFWVSIPALLLFVGGNILTAFPRFKEVQAKVDGLNSTVQENITNVRVVKSFVREEDEIKKFGKANSDLKNAAMRAMRIVIQMQPVTTLMMYITVIGVAWQGHALVLNGEMAVGDLSAFVNYVIQILSSLIMVTFLFMMSSRAMASAKRIREVLEEEPDLNDDDAKQKDLTVKEGSVEFRHVSFRYYKHSEDSVLEDISLTIEPGTIVGIIGSTGCGKSTLVSMIPRLYDPDEGEILVDGVNVRDYSLYNLREGVGMVLQKNVLFSGTVAENLRWGDENATDEEMIAAAKSSQADKFVSSFTDGYESNLDKGGNNLSGGQKQRLCIARALLKKPKILILDDSTSAVDTATEAQIRNAFSNELAGSTKIIIAQRIASVMDADQIIVMNEGRITGVGTHDELLASNTEYREIAESQLGKKGA from the coding sequence ATGAAATATATCAAGCCTTACAAGGCCTGGTTTATTCTCGGCCCGCTGTGCATGATTGTGGAAGTCATCGGTGAAGTGCTGATGCCTATGCTTCTGGCACGCGTGATTAACGCTGGGAATATGGGAACGCTGACGGTCGGGTCCAGCATCGGGACGGCAGGACTGATGATCCTGATCGCTGTTTTCATGATGGCTGGCGGCATCGGCGGATGTTATTTCAGTTCCAAAGCCAGTATTGCTTTTGCCGGCGATATCCGCAACGATCTGTACAGCAAGATCCAGAGATTCTCTTTTGGCAATATTGACCGGTTTTCCACCGGTTCCCTTGTGACGCGGGTGACCAATGACGTGACGCAGATGCAGAACTTTGTGGCAATGCTGATGCGGATGGCGCTGCGGGCCCCGGGTATGATGATCGGCGGCCTGATCATGGCGATCCGCCTGCGGCCTGACCTGGCGACGATCTTCTGGGTCAGTATTCCAGCGCTGCTTCTGTTTGTAGGCGGAAACATCCTGACCGCTTTCCCGCGCTTCAAGGAAGTGCAGGCCAAAGTGGACGGCCTGAACTCCACCGTGCAGGAAAACATCACCAATGTGCGGGTGGTGAAATCCTTTGTACGGGAAGAAGATGAAATCAAGAAATTCGGCAAAGCCAACAGCGACCTGAAAAATGCGGCGATGCGCGCCATGCGGATTGTGATCCAGATGCAGCCGGTCACGACACTGATGATGTATATCACGGTGATCGGGGTAGCCTGGCAGGGCCACGCGCTGGTGCTGAACGGCGAGATGGCCGTTGGCGATCTGTCCGCGTTTGTCAACTATGTGATTCAGATCCTGTCCTCCCTGATCATGGTTACCTTCCTGTTCATGATGTCTTCCCGGGCCATGGCGAGTGCCAAGCGTATCCGTGAAGTGCTGGAAGAGGAACCGGACCTGAATGATGACGACGCAAAACAGAAGGACCTGACTGTGAAGGAAGGCAGCGTTGAATTCCGTCATGTATCCTTCCGGTACTACAAGCACAGCGAGGACAGCGTGCTGGAGGATATCAGCCTGACCATTGAACCCGGCACCATTGTGGGAATCATCGGTTCCACCGGCTGCGGAAAGAGCACGCTGGTTTCCATGATTCCGCGACTGTATGATCCGGATGAAGGCGAAATCCTGGTGGATGGAGTGAACGTCAGGGATTACAGCCTGTACAACCTGCGCGAAGGCGTGGGCATGGTACTGCAGAAGAACGTGCTGTTCTCCGGTACCGTGGCCGAAAACCTGCGCTGGGGTGACGAGAATGCCACAGATGAGGAAATGATCGCCGCGGCAAAATCCTCCCAGGCGGACAAGTTTGTCTCTTCCTTTACGGACGGATATGAAAGCAATCTGGACAAGGGCGGAAACAACCTGTCCGGCGGCCAGAAGCAGCGGCTCTGTATTGCACGGGCCCTGCTGAAGAAACCGAAGATCCTGATCCTGGATGACTCCACATCTGCTGTGGATACGGCGACGGAAGCGCAGATCCGGAATGCTTTCTCCAATGAACTGGCGGGAAGCACAAAGATCATTATCGCCCAGCGGATTGCTTCCGTGATGGACGCGGATCAGATTATTGTGATGAACGAAGGCCGGATTACCGGCGTGGGCACCCATGACGAACTGCTGGCCTCCAATACCGAATATCGTGAGATTGCAGAGTCCCAGCTCGGAAAGAAGGGGGCGTAA
- a CDS encoding RluA family pseudouridine synthase, giving the protein MEYRVGPEETGRKVRDILRRSMGVSYSAMKSAKWNGRIRMNGEPVRADAKVAEGDLISIEWEEDVPVYQLNPFELPLEIPYEDEHLMVVAKPGGIASQSSRNHPDDSLENAVYSYFGCPENFVYRPVNRLDKGTGGLMVVAKTPHTQHLLQRELHTPAFRRRYLALTDGMPAEKEGILDFPIDKVLGATIKRMISPDGKPSRTRYRVLKEQGKGALILLELETGRTHQIRVHLSHIGCPVRGDFLYGQEQPAEFPGCFALHSAMVELRHPITGEIIRLTSLPEWADRMEPSVLFMDFN; this is encoded by the coding sequence ATGGAGTACCGGGTCGGACCGGAAGAAACCGGAAGAAAGGTTCGCGATATCCTGAGGCGATCCATGGGTGTAAGCTATTCTGCGATGAAGAGCGCCAAATGGAACGGCCGGATCCGGATGAACGGAGAACCGGTTCGCGCGGACGCGAAAGTGGCGGAAGGCGATCTGATCAGCATAGAATGGGAAGAGGATGTTCCGGTTTATCAGCTGAATCCGTTTGAGCTGCCGCTGGAGATTCCCTATGAGGATGAACATCTGATGGTTGTGGCGAAACCAGGAGGGATTGCCAGCCAGAGCAGCCGGAACCATCCGGATGATTCGCTTGAAAACGCAGTATATTCCTATTTCGGGTGCCCGGAAAACTTTGTATACCGCCCGGTAAACCGGCTGGACAAAGGGACAGGCGGGCTGATGGTTGTTGCCAAGACACCGCATACGCAGCATCTCCTGCAGCGGGAACTGCATACACCGGCATTCAGGAGACGCTATCTGGCGTTGACAGACGGAATGCCGGCTGAAAAGGAAGGCATTCTGGACTTCCCGATTGACAAGGTGCTGGGTGCGACCATCAAGCGGATGATCAGTCCTGACGGGAAACCCTCCAGGACCCGATACAGGGTGCTGAAGGAACAGGGTAAAGGTGCGCTGATCCTGCTGGAACTGGAAACAGGCAGAACACATCAGATCCGGGTGCACCTGAGCCATATCGGATGCCCGGTGAGGGGCGATTTCCTTTACGGGCAGGAGCAGCCGGCAGAGTTTCCGGGCTGCTTTGCCCTGCACAGCGCCATGGTGGAACTGCGGCACCCGATTACAGGAGAGATCATCCGCCTGACCAGTCTTCCGGAATGGGCGGACAGGATGGAACCTTCTGTTCTTTTCATGGACTTTAATTGA
- the iorA gene encoding indolepyruvate ferredoxin oxidoreductase subunit alpha, whose product MKKLLIGNEAVAWGLYNGGIGLVSSYPGTPSTEITEFLAKHDDIHSEWAPNEKVAMEAAFGASLAGMRSVCAMKHVGLNVAADPLFTLSYTGVTGGMVVCVADDPAMHSSQNEQDSRHYAIAAKVPMLEPSDSAEAYAFARSAFELSEKYDTPVLLRMCTRIAHSQCVVDIGEREEVPLKEYVKQPSKYIMMPGYAKQRHPIVEERTEKLKALAEDCMYNKVELADNREIGIITSGCSYLYVKEVFGDDVSVLKIGMPNPLPEKMIRDFAAQVKKLYVIEELDPVIENHVKALGIAVTGKSLFSAIGEFSQKTIREAFLKEGYPVKDIPEAQGDAPAVPGRPPMMCSGCPHRGMYYTLVKNHITVLGDIGCYTLGAVAPLNALDSTLCMGASISGIHGFNAARGKETEKKTVAVIGDSTFMHSGMTGLVNIAYNATNSTVIILDNSITGMTGHQQNPTTGYNIKGDPAAKVNLEALCKALGINRVRVVDPYDLKACEEAVLEELAVEEPSVIISRRPCVLLKYVKPKTPLQVDMDKCRGCKKCMKMGCPSISFKEGKARIDKTLCVGCGVCEQLCAFGAIGGKNE is encoded by the coding sequence ATGAAGAAACTGTTAATTGGTAATGAAGCAGTGGCCTGGGGCCTTTACAACGGCGGAATCGGCCTGGTGAGCAGTTATCCGGGTACTCCGAGTACGGAGATCACGGAATTCCTTGCCAAGCATGATGATATCCACAGCGAGTGGGCGCCGAATGAGAAAGTGGCTATGGAAGCGGCTTTCGGTGCGAGCCTGGCGGGGATGCGGAGCGTCTGCGCCATGAAGCACGTGGGACTGAACGTGGCGGCTGATCCGCTGTTCACGCTGAGCTATACGGGCGTGACCGGCGGTATGGTGGTGTGCGTGGCGGACGATCCGGCGATGCATTCCAGCCAGAACGAGCAGGATTCCCGGCATTATGCCATTGCGGCGAAGGTGCCGATGCTGGAGCCTTCCGATTCCGCGGAAGCTTATGCATTTGCCCGTTCCGCTTTTGAACTGAGCGAAAAATATGACACGCCGGTACTGCTCCGGATGTGCACGCGCATCGCTCACAGCCAGTGCGTGGTGGACATCGGCGAGCGGGAAGAAGTGCCGCTGAAGGAATATGTGAAGCAGCCTTCCAAGTATATTATGATGCCCGGCTATGCCAAGCAGCGCCATCCCATTGTGGAAGAACGGACAGAGAAGCTGAAGGCGCTGGCGGAAGACTGTATGTATAACAAGGTCGAGCTGGCGGACAACCGCGAGATCGGCATTATCACTTCCGGCTGCAGCTATCTGTATGTGAAGGAAGTCTTCGGTGACGACGTGAGCGTGCTGAAGATCGGCATGCCCAATCCGCTGCCGGAGAAGATGATCCGGGACTTTGCGGCACAGGTGAAGAAGCTTTATGTGATTGAAGAGCTGGATCCGGTGATCGAAAACCATGTGAAGGCACTGGGCATTGCCGTAACCGGCAAGAGCCTGTTCTCCGCCATCGGCGAGTTCAGCCAGAAGACGATCCGCGAAGCTTTCCTGAAGGAAGGCTATCCGGTGAAGGATATTCCGGAAGCCCAGGGAGACGCTCCCGCGGTTCCCGGCCGCCCGCCGATGATGTGCTCCGGCTGCCCGCACCGCGGCATGTATTACACGCTGGTGAAGAACCATATCACCGTGCTGGGTGATATCGGCTGCTATACGCTGGGTGCGGTTGCACCGCTGAACGCGCTGGATTCCACCCTGTGCATGGGTGCCAGCATTTCCGGCATTCACGGATTCAACGCTGCCCGCGGCAAGGAAACGGAAAAGAAGACCGTGGCCGTGATCGGCGACAGTACCTTCATGCACAGCGGTATGACCGGACTGGTGAACATCGCATACAACGCGACCAATTCCACCGTGATTATCCTGGATAACTCCATCACCGGCATGACCGGACACCAGCAGAACCCCACAACCGGATACAACATCAAGGGTGATCCGGCGGCAAAGGTGAACCTGGAAGCCCTGTGCAAAGCACTGGGCATCAACCGGGTGCGGGTTGTGGATCCCTATGACCTGAAGGCCTGCGAAGAAGCAGTGCTGGAAGAACTGGCTGTAGAGGAACCGAGCGTGATTATCTCCCGCCGGCCCTGCGTACTGCTGAAATATGTGAAGCCGAAAACACCGCTGCAGGTGGATATGGATAAGTGCCGGGGATGCAAGAAGTGCATGAAGATGGGCTGCCCGTCCATCAGCTTTAAGGAAGGCAAAGCCCGGATTGACAAGACACTTTGTGTAGGCTGCGGCGTGTGCGAACAGCTGTGTGCCTTCGGCGCGATCGGAGGTAAAAACGAATGA
- a CDS encoding indolepyruvate oxidoreductase subunit beta gives MRTMSVMIVGVGGQGSLLASRLLGTLLTDEGYDVKVSEVHGMSQRGGSVVTYVRFGEKVYSPIVTEGECDYIISFEKLEAARYAGCLRKGGKIIVNTQEIDPMPVITGAAEYPAGVLEELKAKGFDIDDFDALTPAVEAGSSKAVNIVLMGHFAKCTEIPKEKWLAALEKVINPKFLEMNKTAFERGYGA, from the coding sequence ATGAGAACAATGAGTGTAATGATCGTAGGCGTCGGCGGACAGGGAAGCCTGCTGGCCTCCAGACTGCTGGGAACCCTGCTGACGGATGAAGGCTATGATGTAAAGGTCAGCGAGGTGCACGGCATGAGCCAGCGCGGCGGCAGCGTCGTAACCTATGTGCGGTTTGGCGAGAAGGTGTACAGCCCCATCGTAACCGAAGGCGAGTGCGACTATATCATCAGCTTTGAAAAACTGGAAGCTGCCCGTTATGCGGGATGCCTGCGCAAGGGCGGCAAGATAATCGTGAACACCCAGGAAATTGATCCGATGCCGGTGATCACCGGAGCTGCGGAATATCCGGCGGGCGTACTGGAAGAACTGAAGGCCAAGGGATTCGATATTGATGACTTTGACGCGCTGACACCCGCGGTGGAGGCAGGAAGCTCCAAGGCGGTCAATATCGTTCTGATGGGCCATTTCGCGAAGTGCACGGAAATCCCGAAGGAAAAGTGGCTGGCGGCTCTTGAAAAGGTCATCAACCCGAAGTTCCTGGAAATGAACAAAACCGCTTTTGAGCGCGGCTACGGCGCATAA